One window of Perca fluviatilis chromosome 12, GENO_Pfluv_1.0, whole genome shotgun sequence genomic DNA carries:
- the si:ch211-214p13.8 gene encoding B- and T-lymphocyte attenuator isoform X2, with translation MDRPAYTHLWICICFTFVCIYGRGQDLFPLCEVELKVRRGTTWKTVPQQRLTVRCPVKHCGESISVTWCKQLDTNKCERINHAENVEITQNDEHVKDELISYLTFTRISINDNGLYQCHVKGYKSQQISHFINISVSDLKQGVENYDNNAYELPRLAAGDKDVSWLPYFFICASIALLVATLTVSTHLSCYCWKRILTYNQSKRQECSFRSCPV, from the exons ATGGATAGACCAGCATACACCCATCTGTGGATATGTATCTGTTTTACATTTGTCTGCATCTATGGAAGAGGTCAAG aCCTGTTTCCTTTATGTGAAGTTGAGCTGAAGGTCCGGCGAGGCACGACATGGAAAACTGTCCCACAACAACGTCTGACAGTCAGATGTCCTGTCAAACACTGTGGAGAATCAATCAGTGTCACCTGGTGTAAACAGCTCGACACAAACAAATGTGAACGGATTAATCACGCAGAGAATGTGGAAATAACACAGAATGACGAACACGTTAAGGACGAGCTCATCTCATATCTGACTTTCACACGGATTTCAATTAATGACAACGGCCTGTACCAATGTCATGTAAAAGGATACAAGTCTCAGCAGATCAGTCATTTCATAAACATCTCAGTGTCAG ATCTAAAACAGGGGGTGGAAAACTATGACAATAATGCAT ATGAGCTACCAAGACTTGCTGCTGGTGATAAGGATGTATCCTGGCTGCCCTACTTCTTCATCTGTGCTAGCATAGCTCTTCTGGTTGCCACACTGACAGTTTCAACCCACCTGAGTTGTTATTGCTGGAAAC GAATACTGACCTATAACCAATCAAAAAGACAG GAGTGCTCCTTCCGCTCCTGTCCTGTATGA
- the si:ch211-214p13.9 gene encoding cell surface glycoprotein CD200 receptor 1-B isoform X1: protein MRDMMICAAIIFSLSEAWSQEPGTNQSISVNSSTSSPESFVVRNLAFNLGSEVNLTCSNKTWNEMMFVTWTIKLKNKECRIGYSNEGRSDDLCNDGKSLRNTSSAQSYLHIPNFSNNDVGVYKCESVYTGGNDNYLIHVNITVGPSISAWFEFKDNKMVAVCKAERGKPAASISWSHPGNSSSVETASSHGCFTVESRLVLLEGMDKENLSCAIRHPYWKGLRILTPKNLLKKGYIPWLCILIVAVIMLLAGFLLFVHKKLITLRRCQRTETSPSKSPPVGNLSTVDVEEVEPYASYVQRVNSIYCSSADLFT from the exons ATGAGGGATATGATGATCTGTGCCGCGATCATCTTCTCGTTGTCTGAAGCATGGAGCCAGGAGCCAG GAACTAATCAAAGTATCTCTGTGAACTCCAGCACTTCTTCTCCTGAAAGTTTTG ttgtCAGAAATTTAGCTTTCAACCTGGGGAGTGAAGTTAACCTGACATGCAGCAATAAGACATGGAACGAGATGATGTTTGTTACCTGGactataaaattaaaaaacaaagagtGTAGGATAGGGTATAGTAATGAAGGCCGAAGCGATGACCTCTGCAATGATGGAAAGTCACTACGAAATACCTCCAGCGCTCAGTCATACCTGCACATCCCAAACTTTTCCAATAACGATGTGGGGGTCTACAAGTGTGAGTCAGTTTACACAGGAGGAAACGACAATTATCTCATCCATGTGAATATCACAG TTGGTCCCAGTATATCAGCCTGGTTTGAGTTTAAGGACAACAAGATGGTGGCAGTGTGCAAAGCTGAAAGAGGAAAACCTGCTGCCAGCATCAGCTGGAGTCATCCAGGAAACTCATCGTCTGTGGAAACTGCCAGCTCACATGGATGTTTTACAGTAGAAAGTCGCCTGGTGCTGCTCGAGGGAATGGATAAAGAAAACCTGAGCTGTGCCATCAGGCACCCATACTGGAAAGGGTTAAGGATTTTGACACCGAAAAACCTGTTAAAAAAAG GTTACATTCCTTGGCTGTGCATCCTTATTGTTGCTGTAATCATGCTTTTGGCaggatttttattatttgtacatAAGAAACTCATAACATTGAG GCGATGCCAGCGGACGGAAACTTCACCATCTAAATCTCCACCGGTAGGAAATCTTTCT ACAGTAGATGTGGAGGAAGTGGAGCCTTACGCCAGCTATGTTCAACGTGTGAACTCTATCTATTGCTCATCTGCAGATTTGTTCACATAA
- the si:ch211-214p13.7 gene encoding uncharacterized protein si:ch211-214p13.7: MGNCTSGIKKKRKGNSAPDGKSSTDNKPNEDVTYASIDHSSARGTNRTRATTDDDCDYATVHIPAALQPETVSECSSKDECADDYVLMG; the protein is encoded by the exons ATGGGAAACTGCACTTCTGG Gataaagaagaaaaggaaag GGAATTCTGCACCAGATGGAAAAAGCAGCACAGATAACAAG CCTAACGAGGATGTAACGTATGCCTCTATAGACCACAGCTCCGCCAGAGGAACAAATAGAACCAGAGCTACAACTGACGATGATTGTGACTATGCTACGGTTCATATCCCAGCAGCCCTTCAACCTGAAACTGTGTCTGAGTGCTCATCTAAAGACGAATGTGCAGACGATTATGTGCTCATGGGGTAA
- the cfap91 gene encoding cilia- and flagella-associated protein 91, whose amino-acid sequence MSVSVTRTIPKKNDTSKVVRRQRVYDHLYDPVYTVSSEADHARSTLKAYASNDRIRRVPEFGSMFSNLFHHPRYTLQLDPTDPVPASIDRRWRGHTEQRREALQQLAGVIPNAQSWLKREECYVTGADRWKYFKRPLIPFSQQVPPDVIFALPKEDFVSAYGTNAEHQPTHFTVGVQTDYRESETQTDPYSPEYVVQPGTTPAELLQLAALTWGRGLPAGLAEVEMIERARAKRAWEATLPPLNDLSQLDKRRRIMEEMEVKEWAFREGEIEKLQKARLALLKDLLRQRDEAQKEVTNERLNQIYSKHQKDKETKLHKIHNDYSRSLRKLEAKRRNVEGKLEQLGIVRKYTDSQTYPPRSRRDTFTNRNTRNNELKSHYLDTYEGLLQLEAGLSASVKRWEKRPTPKVNIIKNVIKHPASREVELMKKYKALREEEKEQVSKKSSRFLVKKEKPVPRPVSPRVGEPPEGDEDIELAVIHLQKLLRGRSIQYEMFKCKENHLDLIQELRTVHALQREEQELQKADKGLVMTLKKERDKHRHKTAQEEASQARVVGAELEHLFDALSKELIHLQEERRIHAFTLLAERDRRLREAEESGRRQVEERRRREEDEIFRQVVQVHQETVDLYLEDIILETLEQTADQQAREEIHRRAKEVNDIAYAMEESRSNLQSEEIVSELVYSFLIPEVQKITVRQRVLQRQHRHLQAARSIIHGNPERSEILPSTLEAPQLTCPSERASNRVLEMISQVEQEKGKETEQHHIQTE is encoded by the exons ATGAGTGTATCTGTGACTCGCACAATTCCTAAGAAAAATGATACTAGTAAAGTTGTTAGACGGCAACGGGTTTATGACCACTTGTACG ATCCAGTTTACACAGTGTCATCGGAGGCTGACCATGCCAGGTCCACCCTCAAGGCCTATGCGTCTAACGACCGAATC aggaGAGTGCCTGAGTTTGGGTCTATGTTCAGTAACCTGTTCCACCACCCACGGTATACTCTTCAACTGGACCCTACAGACCCAGTACCGGCCTCTATTGATCGTCGCTGGCGAGGCCACACAGAACAGCGCAGAGAGGCACTGCAGCAGCTGGCTGG AGTTATTCCAAATGCTCAGTCATGGCTGAAAAGGGAGGAGTGCTATGTGACCGGAGCTGATCGCTGGAAATACTTTAAACG TCCTCTGAttcctttttcacagcaggtTCCCCCAGATGTGATTTTTGCGTTGCCTAA AGAAGACTTTGTATCAGCTTATGGAACGAATGCTGAGCATCAGCCCACCCACTTCACTGTGGGGGTCCAGACAGACTACAGGGAAAGTGAAACGCAGACAGACCCGTACAGCCCTGAGTATGTGGTACAACCTGGGACAACTCCCGCAGAGCTCCTGCAACTGGCAGCTTTGACTTGGG GTCGTGGTCTACCTGCAGGCCTGGCAGAAGTGGAAATGATAGAGCGGGCACGTGCCAAACGAGCTTGGGAGGCCACCCTTCCTCCATTGAATGACCTTAGTCAGCTGGACAAAAGGAGACGTATAATGGAGGAGATGGAGGTCAAAGAGTGGGCTTTCAGAGAGGGAGAAATCGAGAA GTTGCAAAAGGCCCGTCTTGCTTTACTGAAGGACCTCTTGAGGCAGAGAGATGAAGCCCAGAAAGAAGTCACAAACGAGAGACTGAACCAGATATATTCTAAGCACCAAAAGGACAAAGAGACCAAGCTGCACAAGATTCACAATGACTACAGCAGGT CACTGAGAAAACTGGAAGCTAAGAGGAGAAATGTGGAGGGGAAGCTAGAGCAACTTGGCATTGTCAGAAAATATACAGATTCTCAGACATATCCCCCTCGAAGCCGCAGGGATACATTCACCAACAGGAACACCCGCAACAATGAGTTGAAAAGCCACTACTTAGACACATATGAAG GTTTGCTACAGCTAGAGGCAGGGCTCTCTGCCTCAGTCAAGCGATGGGAGAAAAGACCTACACCTAAAGTCAACATCATCAAGAATGTGATCAAGCACCCTGCGAGCAGAGAGGTAGAACTGATGAAGAAATACAAG GCcctgagagaggaggagaaggagcaaGTGTCCAAGAAGTCTTCACGTTTTCTTGTCAAGAAGGAGAAGCCTGTTCCTCGTCCTGTCTCTCCCAGAGTGGGGGAGCCTCCAGAG GGGGATGAGGACATAGAGCTTGCAGTCATCCACTTGCAGAAACTACTGAGAGGAAGGAGTATCCAATACGAG ATGTTTAAGTGCAAGGAGAACCATCTGGATCTTATTCAGGAACTCAGGACCGTCCACGCCCTGCAGAGGGAGGAGCAAGAGCTACAGAAAGCGGACAAAGGGCTCGTAATGACCcttaaaaaagagagagacaaacatagACACAAG ACCGCTCAAGAGGAGGCGTCTCAGGCCAGAGTGGTCGGTGCAGAGCTTGAACACCTGTTTGACGCCTTGTCCAAGGAGCTGATTCATCTCCAGGAAGAGCGCAGGATCCATGCCTTTACACTATTGGCTGAGAGAGACCGTCGCCTACGAGAGgcggaggagagtgggaggagACAGGTGGAGGAGCGCAGACGCAGAGAAGAAGATGAGATCTTCAGACAA GTGGTACAGGTACACCAGGAAACTGTGGATTTGTATTTGGAGGACATCATCCTAGAGACCTTGGAGCAGACAGCTGACCAGCAGGCCAGAGAGGAGATCCACAGGAGGGCGAAGGAGGTCAATGACATTGCTTATGCCATGGAGGAAAG ccGGAGCAATCTTCAGTCGGAGGAGATTGTGTCAGAGTTGGTGTACAGTTTCCTTATCCCAGAGGTCCAGAAGATCACTGTCAGACAAAGAG TGCTCCAGAGGCAGCATAGACACTTGCAGGCAGCTCGGAGCATCATTCACGGAAATCCAGAACGTTCTGAGATACTTCCTAGTACTCTGGAGGCCCCACAGTTGACCTGTCCCTCTGAAAGAGCCTCCAACCGAGTCCTCGAGATGATTAGCCAAGTGGAGCAGGAGAAGGGGAAGGAAACAGAGCAGCACCACATTCAAACTGAGTAA
- the si:ch211-214p13.8 gene encoding B- and T-lymphocyte attenuator isoform X1 gives MDRPAYTHLWICICFTFVCIYGRGQDLFPLCEVELKVRRGTTWKTVPQQRLTVRCPVKHCGESISVTWCKQLDTNKCERINHAENVEITQNDEHVKDELISYLTFTRISINDNGLYQCHVKGYKSQQISHFINISVSDLKQGVENYDNNAYELPRLAAGDKDVSWLPYFFICASIALLVATLTVSTHLSCYCWKRILTYNQSKRQEMSTHMIPDLPNRSAPSAPVLYDSYSQSAAGRPPSPSPLMTNGNQPAVANTADGSQVSDHAVYAVVNHCRIPAREQHAATEQNKNTDFAAISVSCTF, from the exons ATGGATAGACCAGCATACACCCATCTGTGGATATGTATCTGTTTTACATTTGTCTGCATCTATGGAAGAGGTCAAG aCCTGTTTCCTTTATGTGAAGTTGAGCTGAAGGTCCGGCGAGGCACGACATGGAAAACTGTCCCACAACAACGTCTGACAGTCAGATGTCCTGTCAAACACTGTGGAGAATCAATCAGTGTCACCTGGTGTAAACAGCTCGACACAAACAAATGTGAACGGATTAATCACGCAGAGAATGTGGAAATAACACAGAATGACGAACACGTTAAGGACGAGCTCATCTCATATCTGACTTTCACACGGATTTCAATTAATGACAACGGCCTGTACCAATGTCATGTAAAAGGATACAAGTCTCAGCAGATCAGTCATTTCATAAACATCTCAGTGTCAG ATCTAAAACAGGGGGTGGAAAACTATGACAATAATGCAT ATGAGCTACCAAGACTTGCTGCTGGTGATAAGGATGTATCCTGGCTGCCCTACTTCTTCATCTGTGCTAGCATAGCTCTTCTGGTTGCCACACTGACAGTTTCAACCCACCTGAGTTGTTATTGCTGGAAAC GAATACTGACCTATAACCAATCAAAAAGACAG GAAATGTCCACTCACATGATACCTGACCTACCCAATAGGAGTGCTCCTTCCGCTCCTGTCCTGTATGACTCCTATTCTCAAAGTGCAGCAGGAAGACCACCATCACCATCTCCCCTGATGACCAATGGGAACCAGCCTGCTGTGGCAAACACAGCAGACGGAAGTCAAGTGTCAGACCATGCAGTGTATGCTGTCGTCAACCACTGTAGGATACCTGCCAGAGAACAACATGCTGCGactgaacaaaataaaaacacagattttGCTGCCATCAGTGTTTCCTGTACATTTTAG
- the si:ch211-214p13.9 gene encoding cell surface glycoprotein CD200 receptor 1-B isoform X3, with the protein MRDMMICAAIIFSLSEAWSQEPVVRNLAFNLGSEVNLTCSNKTWNEMMFVTWTIKLKNKECRIGYSNEGRSDDLCNDGKSLRNTSSAQSYLHIPNFSNNDVGVYKCESVYTGGNDNYLIHVNITVGPSISAWFEFKDNKMVAVCKAERGKPAASISWSHPGNSSSVETASSHGCFTVESRLVLLEGMDKENLSCAIRHPYWKGLRILTPKNLLKKGYIPWLCILIVAVIMLLAGFLLFVHKKLITLRRCQRTETSPSKSPPVGNLSTVDVEEVEPYASYVQRVNSIYCSSADLFT; encoded by the exons ATGAGGGATATGATGATCTGTGCCGCGATCATCTTCTCGTTGTCTGAAGCATGGAGCCAGGAGCCAG ttgtCAGAAATTTAGCTTTCAACCTGGGGAGTGAAGTTAACCTGACATGCAGCAATAAGACATGGAACGAGATGATGTTTGTTACCTGGactataaaattaaaaaacaaagagtGTAGGATAGGGTATAGTAATGAAGGCCGAAGCGATGACCTCTGCAATGATGGAAAGTCACTACGAAATACCTCCAGCGCTCAGTCATACCTGCACATCCCAAACTTTTCCAATAACGATGTGGGGGTCTACAAGTGTGAGTCAGTTTACACAGGAGGAAACGACAATTATCTCATCCATGTGAATATCACAG TTGGTCCCAGTATATCAGCCTGGTTTGAGTTTAAGGACAACAAGATGGTGGCAGTGTGCAAAGCTGAAAGAGGAAAACCTGCTGCCAGCATCAGCTGGAGTCATCCAGGAAACTCATCGTCTGTGGAAACTGCCAGCTCACATGGATGTTTTACAGTAGAAAGTCGCCTGGTGCTGCTCGAGGGAATGGATAAAGAAAACCTGAGCTGTGCCATCAGGCACCCATACTGGAAAGGGTTAAGGATTTTGACACCGAAAAACCTGTTAAAAAAAG GTTACATTCCTTGGCTGTGCATCCTTATTGTTGCTGTAATCATGCTTTTGGCaggatttttattatttgtacatAAGAAACTCATAACATTGAG GCGATGCCAGCGGACGGAAACTTCACCATCTAAATCTCCACCGGTAGGAAATCTTTCT ACAGTAGATGTGGAGGAAGTGGAGCCTTACGCCAGCTATGTTCAACGTGTGAACTCTATCTATTGCTCATCTGCAGATTTGTTCACATAA
- the si:ch211-214p13.9 gene encoding cell surface glycoprotein CD200 receptor 1-B isoform X2 — MRDMMICAAIIFSLSEAWSQEPGTNQSISVNSSTSSPESFVVRNLAFNLGSEVNLTCSNKTWNEMMFVTWTIKLKNKECRIGYSNEGRSDDLCNDGKSLRNTSSAQSYLHIPNFSNNDVGVYKCESVYTGGNDNYLIHVNITVGPSISAWFEFKDNKMVAVCKAERGKPAASISWSHPGNSSSVETASSHGCFTVESRLVLLEGMDKENLSCAIRHPYWKGLRILTPKNLLKKGYIPWLCILIVAVIMLLAGFLLFVHKKLITLRRCQRTETSPSKSPPTVDVEEVEPYASYVQRVNSIYCSSADLFT; from the exons ATGAGGGATATGATGATCTGTGCCGCGATCATCTTCTCGTTGTCTGAAGCATGGAGCCAGGAGCCAG GAACTAATCAAAGTATCTCTGTGAACTCCAGCACTTCTTCTCCTGAAAGTTTTG ttgtCAGAAATTTAGCTTTCAACCTGGGGAGTGAAGTTAACCTGACATGCAGCAATAAGACATGGAACGAGATGATGTTTGTTACCTGGactataaaattaaaaaacaaagagtGTAGGATAGGGTATAGTAATGAAGGCCGAAGCGATGACCTCTGCAATGATGGAAAGTCACTACGAAATACCTCCAGCGCTCAGTCATACCTGCACATCCCAAACTTTTCCAATAACGATGTGGGGGTCTACAAGTGTGAGTCAGTTTACACAGGAGGAAACGACAATTATCTCATCCATGTGAATATCACAG TTGGTCCCAGTATATCAGCCTGGTTTGAGTTTAAGGACAACAAGATGGTGGCAGTGTGCAAAGCTGAAAGAGGAAAACCTGCTGCCAGCATCAGCTGGAGTCATCCAGGAAACTCATCGTCTGTGGAAACTGCCAGCTCACATGGATGTTTTACAGTAGAAAGTCGCCTGGTGCTGCTCGAGGGAATGGATAAAGAAAACCTGAGCTGTGCCATCAGGCACCCATACTGGAAAGGGTTAAGGATTTTGACACCGAAAAACCTGTTAAAAAAAG GTTACATTCCTTGGCTGTGCATCCTTATTGTTGCTGTAATCATGCTTTTGGCaggatttttattatttgtacatAAGAAACTCATAACATTGAG GCGATGCCAGCGGACGGAAACTTCACCATCTAAATCTCCACCG ACAGTAGATGTGGAGGAAGTGGAGCCTTACGCCAGCTATGTTCAACGTGTGAACTCTATCTATTGCTCATCTGCAGATTTGTTCACATAA